Proteins from a genomic interval of Polaribacter sejongensis:
- a CDS encoding TIGR01212 family radical SAM protein (This family includes YhcC from E. coli K-12, an uncharacterized radical SAM protein.) has product MKISGKRYLDYASFIKLTFGERVQKISLDIGFSCPNRDGSKGYGGCTYCNNDTFNPDYCEPTKSVKQQLEEGISRFSTKYKTQQYLAYFQAYTNTYSDFESLKKMYEEALSVPNVIGLVIGTRPDCISDEVIDYLSFLSKTYFISLEFGVESTSNKTLEKVNRCHSYDDSIATFNKCKNRGFHLGAHLIIGLPGETKENLLNHAIEISKLPIDTLKLHHLQIVKQSIMASQYKRNPEDFNLFTQESYIAFITKFVTLLRPDIVIERFISQAPIDLLIAPKWNGLKNFEMVAKIDKQLELENIWQGKNYTSYLKN; this is encoded by the coding sequence ATGAAAATTTCAGGAAAGCGTTATTTAGATTACGCTTCGTTTATCAAATTAACCTTCGGAGAAAGGGTTCAAAAAATATCTTTAGACATTGGTTTCTCTTGTCCTAATAGAGATGGTTCTAAAGGATACGGTGGTTGCACCTATTGCAACAACGATACTTTTAACCCAGATTATTGCGAACCTACCAAAAGTGTAAAACAACAATTAGAAGAGGGAATTTCTCGGTTTTCTACCAAATATAAAACGCAACAATATTTAGCCTATTTTCAAGCTTATACAAATACCTACTCAGATTTTGAATCGTTAAAGAAAATGTACGAGGAAGCGTTAAGCGTTCCTAATGTTATTGGTTTGGTTATTGGAACAAGACCCGATTGTATTTCTGATGAAGTGATCGATTACTTATCCTTTTTATCAAAAACATATTTTATTTCTCTAGAATTCGGAGTGGAAAGCACTTCGAACAAAACTTTAGAAAAAGTAAACAGATGTCATTCTTATGATGATAGTATTGCTACTTTTAATAAATGTAAAAACAGGGGTTTTCATTTAGGCGCACATTTAATTATCGGTTTACCAGGAGAAACCAAAGAGAATTTATTAAACCATGCCATTGAAATTTCGAAGCTACCTATAGACACTTTAAAACTGCACCATTTACAGATTGTAAAGCAATCTATCATGGCGTCTCAATACAAACGAAACCCCGAAGATTTTAATCTGTTTACACAAGAAAGCTATATTGCCTTTATAACCAAATTTGTTACTTTATTAAGACCAGATATTGTTATAGAGCGCTTTATTAGTCAAGCACCTATAGATTTGCTAATTGCTCCAAAATGGAACGGACTTAAAAACTTTGAAATGGTTGCTAAAATTGATAAACAACTTGAATTAGAAAATATTTGGCAAGGGAAGAATTATACATCTTATTTGAAAAATTAA
- a CDS encoding TlpA disulfide reductase family protein, with amino-acid sequence MKSKYILVLSVLYLLYSCKEENNSFEISLNSKIKLDTIYVSELITKKPITQIYKENEIRTVQINSPTVANLHDKRYNNQYLTILARNKDLNISILSDSTIITNNKSDSLVNYLWKSTVPFISKNSSFIFKTKNTDSILILFEKFRTKRENKIKKFKEKFSSEIADILYFQNDARIYSFLFFLGRISKGLNPNDSYFDFIKNIPEVNETLKSLPDIYLYKYEIEYLRKNKSIESITDFLRFIEKKTNNKDLADYLKANYIKALIESPSYWQKHEKLFNTEVLSKALSSEKNNTYHYIIEQPSSSFYASQNGEMAYLFDAQDKFGGNFNLQSLKGKVLFIDVWATWCGPCINHRPRVKEFAEKFKNNNDVEVLFVSVDSSKDKWLSFIEKENNEFGKNLFIRKGMHTEFGKNYNIKSIPRYILIGKDGKIINSNINEPSIAAEKEIEKALKDK; translated from the coding sequence ATGAAATCAAAGTACATATTAGTATTAAGTGTTTTATACTTACTGTATTCCTGTAAAGAAGAAAATAATAGCTTTGAGATTAGTTTAAATTCAAAGATTAAATTGGACACAATATATGTTTCCGAATTAATCACTAAAAAACCAATTACCCAAATTTATAAGGAGAACGAAATAAGAACTGTTCAAATAAATAGTCCTACTGTAGCCAACCTACACGATAAAAGATATAACAACCAATATCTGACTATATTAGCTCGAAATAAAGACTTGAATATATCGATTCTTTCAGATTCTACGATAATTACTAATAACAAGAGCGATTCTTTGGTCAACTATCTCTGGAAAAGTACTGTGCCATTTATATCTAAAAATAGTTCATTTATATTTAAAACTAAAAATACAGATTCTATTCTAATCTTATTTGAAAAATTTAGAACTAAAAGAGAAAATAAAATAAAGAAATTCAAAGAAAAATTCAGTTCTGAAATAGCAGATATTTTATATTTCCAAAATGATGCAAGAATTTATTCATTTTTGTTTTTTTTAGGCAGAATATCTAAAGGGTTAAACCCAAATGATAGTTACTTTGATTTTATTAAAAATATTCCGGAAGTAAACGAAACATTAAAATCGCTTCCTGATATTTATCTCTATAAATATGAAATTGAGTATTTGAGAAAAAATAAATCGATAGAAAGTATTACTGATTTTTTAAGGTTTATTGAAAAAAAGACAAATAATAAAGATTTAGCCGATTATTTAAAAGCAAACTACATTAAAGCATTGATTGAGAGTCCATCATATTGGCAAAAACATGAAAAACTATTCAATACAGAAGTGTTATCTAAAGCTTTAAGTTCTGAAAAAAATAATACTTATCATTACATAATTGAACAACCTTCTTCTTCTTTTTATGCCTCTCAAAATGGAGAAATGGCATATTTATTTGATGCTCAAGATAAATTTGGAGGAAACTTTAATTTACAAAGCTTAAAAGGGAAGGTCCTTTTTATTGATGTTTGGGCTACATGGTGTGGACCTTGTATAAATCACAGACCAAGAGTAAAAGAATTTGCTGAAAAATTCAAAAACAATAATGATGTAGAAGTTTTATTTGTTTCAGTAGATTCATCAAAAGATAAATGGTTGTCTTTTATTGAAAAAGAAAATAATGAATTTGGGAAAAATCTATTTATAAGAAAAGGTATGCATACCGAATTTGGAAAAAATTATAATATTAAATCAATACCAAGATATATACTTATAGGTAAAGATGGAAAAATAATAAATTCAAATATTAATGAACCCTCAATTGCAGCTGAGAAAGAGATTGAAAAAGCATTAAAAGATAAATAA
- the yihA gene encoding ribosome biogenesis GTP-binding protein YihA/YsxC yields the protein MKIRSADFVMSNSNVTKAPQERMPEYAFIGRSNVGKSSLINMLMERKDLAKISGKPGKTQLINHFKINDEWFLVDLPGYGYAKVSKKKRTIFQFFIENYFKEREQLVCTFVLIDSRHDPQKIDLEFMKFLGENQIPFCIAFTKADKLGSSKLNKQITSYKKKLLNTWETLPKSFITSSSTGLGREEFLDFIDGVNEDVAKDFK from the coding sequence ATGAAAATTAGATCTGCAGATTTTGTAATGAGCAACAGTAATGTTACGAAGGCTCCACAGGAAAGAATGCCAGAATATGCATTTATTGGACGTTCTAATGTTGGTAAATCTTCATTAATTAACATGTTGATGGAGCGTAAAGATTTAGCAAAAATCTCAGGAAAACCTGGTAAAACACAACTTATTAATCATTTTAAAATAAATGATGAGTGGTTTTTAGTAGATTTACCTGGTTACGGTTATGCTAAAGTATCTAAAAAGAAAAGAACCATTTTTCAGTTTTTTATAGAGAACTACTTCAAAGAAAGAGAGCAATTAGTATGTACTTTTGTTTTAATTGATTCTAGACACGATCCTCAAAAAATTGATTTAGAATTCATGAAGTTTTTAGGTGAAAACCAAATTCCGTTTTGTATCGCTTTTACCAAAGCAGACAAATTAGGAAGTTCTAAACTGAACAAACAAATTACTTCTTATAAAAAGAAATTATTAAACACTTGGGAAACGCTTCCTAAATCTTTTATTACATCTTCTTCAACCGGACTTGGTAGAGAAGAGTTTTTAGATTTTATTGATGGAGTGAATGAAGATGTTGCTAAAGATTTTAAATAA
- a CDS encoding alpha/beta fold hydrolase, with amino-acid sequence MTDKLTEEGKFTYAEAGEGPAIIILHGLMGALSNFDSTFDHFSNNGYKVLIPELPLYSLPLIKTNVKNLAKFLKEFLEHKNIDHAILLGNSLGGHIALYFTKHYPEKVSALVLTGSSGMYEKAMGDSFPKRGNYEYIEQKAREVFYDPAIATKELVDDVYSTVNDRMKALKTLSIAKSAIRHNMANDLPDMKHPTCLIWGKQDGVTPPEAAEDFHKLLSNSDLFWIDKCGHAAMMEKPEEFNTILHTWLTSRNI; translated from the coding sequence ATGACTGATAAGTTAACAGAGGAAGGGAAATTTACATATGCAGAAGCTGGAGAAGGACCTGCAATCATTATTTTACACGGATTAATGGGTGCTTTAAGTAATTTTGATTCCACATTTGATCATTTTTCCAATAACGGATACAAGGTTTTAATACCTGAATTACCTTTATACTCATTACCCCTTATAAAAACGAATGTTAAAAACTTAGCGAAGTTTTTAAAAGAATTTTTAGAACATAAAAATATAGATCACGCCATTCTTTTAGGAAATTCTTTAGGAGGACACATAGCGTTGTATTTTACAAAACACTACCCAGAAAAGGTAAGTGCGCTTGTACTTACAGGAAGTTCTGGAATGTATGAAAAAGCGATGGGAGATAGTTTTCCTAAAAGAGGAAACTACGAATATATAGAGCAAAAAGCTAGAGAAGTATTTTACGACCCTGCAATTGCAACTAAAGAGTTAGTAGACGATGTTTACAGTACTGTTAATGACAGAATGAAAGCATTAAAAACGTTATCTATTGCCAAAAGTGCCATAAGACATAATATGGCGAATGATTTACCCGACATGAAACATCCAACATGTTTAATTTGGGGAAAACAAGACGGTGTTACACCACCTGAAGCAGCCGAAGACTTTCATAAACTTTTATCGAACTCAGACTTATTCTGGATTGATAAATGTGGACATGCAGCAATGATGGAAAAACCAGAAGAATTTAATACAATTCTTCATACTTGGCTTACTTCTAGAAACATATAA
- a CDS encoding DegT/DnrJ/EryC1/StrS family aminotransferase encodes MKKIQMVDLQGQYQQIKEAVNSSIEQVLDTSAYINGPLVHEFQADLEKYLGVKHVIPCANGTDALQIAMMGLGLEQGDEVITADFTFAATVEVIALLKLTPVLVDVDAETYNIDIEALKRAITPKTKAIVPVHLFGQVANMDAVMEIAKEHNLFVIEDNAQAIGADYTFKDGTKKKAGTIGNVGTTSFFPSKNLGCYGDGGAIFTNDDALAHTIRGIVNHGMYTRYYHDVVGVNSRLDSIQAGVLKAKLPLLDTYCEARRNAARFYNTALSTSEHIITPVTKSNATQSCGEICDTCDCHVFHQYTLQITNGKRDALHKHLLDSGIPNAIYYPVALHSQKAYTDTRYNESDFPVTNELIKTVISLPMHTELDKEQLEFITKTILEFVN; translated from the coding sequence ATGAAAAAAATTCAAATGGTTGACCTACAAGGTCAATATCAACAAATAAAAGAAGCTGTAAATTCTTCTATAGAACAAGTTTTAGATACTTCAGCATACATCAATGGACCTTTAGTTCATGAATTTCAGGCAGATTTAGAGAAATACCTAGGTGTAAAGCACGTAATTCCTTGTGCAAACGGAACAGATGCATTGCAAATAGCAATGATGGGATTAGGTTTAGAACAAGGTGATGAAGTAATAACTGCCGATTTTACTTTTGCAGCAACTGTAGAAGTAATTGCATTGTTAAAACTGACTCCTGTTTTAGTAGATGTAGATGCAGAAACGTACAACATAGATATTGAAGCTTTAAAAAGAGCGATTACTCCAAAAACAAAAGCCATTGTACCTGTTCACTTATTCGGACAAGTAGCAAATATGGATGCTGTTATGGAAATTGCAAAAGAGCACAATCTTTTTGTAATTGAAGACAATGCACAAGCAATTGGAGCGGATTACACCTTTAAAGACGGAACAAAAAAGAAAGCAGGTACTATTGGAAACGTAGGAACAACTTCTTTTTTCCCATCTAAAAACTTAGGTTGTTATGGTGATGGTGGTGCAATTTTCACAAATGATGACGCATTGGCTCATACAATTAGAGGTATTGTAAATCATGGAATGTACACGCGCTATTACCATGATGTAGTAGGTGTAAATTCTCGTTTAGATTCTATACAAGCCGGAGTTTTAAAAGCAAAATTACCACTTTTAGATACTTATTGTGAAGCAAGAAGAAATGCTGCTCGTTTTTATAACACAGCATTATCGACTTCAGAACACATTATTACACCTGTAACAAAATCGAACGCAACACAAAGTTGTGGAGAAATTTGCGATACTTGCGATTGCCACGTTTTTCATCAATATACGTTGCAAATTACAAACGGAAAAAGAGATGCTTTACACAAACATTTGTTAGACAGCGGAATTCCGAATGCGATATACTATCCAGTAGCTTTGCATTCTCAAAAAGCGTATACAGATACTCGTTACAACGAAAGTGATTTCCCAGTTACTAATGAGTTGATAAAAACAGTAATTTCTTTACCAATGCACACAGAGCTAGACAAAGAACAGTTAGAGTTTATTACAAAGACTATTTTAGAATTTGTAAACTAA
- the mraZ gene encoding division/cell wall cluster transcriptional repressor MraZ codes for MINLIGTYECKSDAKGRLMFSSAFKKQLDSVLQDGFVVKRAVFQPCLELYPMKEWNLMMEKINKLNRFNKKNNDFIRRFTAGVKMVELDASGRILIPKDLFEFAGIKKQVVMSSSVNIIEIWDKEKYEKAIDDAADDFADLAEEVMGNTELDELS; via the coding sequence GTGATAAACCTAATCGGTACATATGAGTGTAAATCAGATGCTAAGGGGAGATTGATGTTTTCATCAGCCTTTAAAAAGCAACTGGATTCTGTGTTACAAGATGGTTTTGTGGTGAAAAGAGCTGTTTTTCAACCGTGTTTAGAGTTGTATCCAATGAAAGAGTGGAACTTGATGATGGAAAAAATCAACAAACTTAACAGGTTTAATAAAAAGAATAATGATTTTATTAGAAGATTTACAGCAGGAGTAAAGATGGTAGAATTAGACGCTAGTGGTAGAATTTTAATTCCGAAAGACTTGTTTGAGTTTGCGGGTATTAAAAAGCAAGTAGTAATGTCTTCTTCAGTGAATATCATTGAAATTTGGGATAAAGAGAAGTATGAAAAAGCCATTGATGATGCAGCAGATGATTTTGCTGATTTGGCTGAAGAGGTAATGGGAAATACAGAATTAGATGAATTATCATAA
- a CDS encoding penicillin acylase family protein — translation MKFLGRFFKILLILVVLLVVSVWLYSTTYHPKYSGELELKNISEEVTVYFDDIGVPHINAQNQEDAYVALGYVHAQERLWQMELMRRIASGRLSEIFGKDLVSVDQFFGGLGIEEAAEVTIAGLDKTTQSYILTQSYLDGINQYIEEGKTPLEFTMVGVEKEKYTIKDIYNVFGYMSFSFAVAHKTDPLLTEIKEKLGDSYLNELLNINNEYLTINRTSIPTKVEATFSKSVAAIMDDLPVSPFIGSNSWILGPEKTKNGKVIFENDPHIGFSQPSVWYQNHIKTPDFEIYGFNIALMPFPLLGHNREYAYGLTMLANDDLNFYVEENNPADAAEYKTVDGYKKYEFRDKTIRIKNEDDTTFHVKVSKHGPIMNNLITHIIDDRPIAMNWVYTQLPNEMLDVSYKMSHANSMADFKSGVARIHAPGLNVMYGDAKDNIAWFSSARLYQLRDSLSSKTYLSGSSGNDEILEFLPFEENPQAINPSWNYVYSANNQVDSVRGKLYPGYYQPQDRAKRIVELLDNKNDFTKEDVANMTYDVKSSTVPNIIRDLLKSVDKSDLSASERKAFSVLESWDGNYLKTAVGPTIYNRFLYEFLSATYKDELGDSFELFINSQLQDEVLPNQLNRKNSVWWDNVTTKDKIETRSDVVQASFKKSFMFLQNQLGENVENWTWNRVFSVEYEHAIGKAGGLLRKLFNLGPYETIGGNEVINNQIFKLDSTGYYKVTAGPSTRRVIDFSDIENSLAIIPTGQSGNVFSKYYKNQTKKYLQGKFVKMKLNQAEIEQSEDVMIFKPMK, via the coding sequence ATGAAGTTTTTAGGACGTTTTTTTAAAATTCTGTTAATTCTTGTAGTCTTGCTAGTGGTTTCTGTTTGGTTGTACTCTACAACATATCATCCAAAATATTCTGGGGAGTTAGAATTGAAAAATATTTCTGAAGAAGTAACCGTTTATTTTGATGATATTGGAGTGCCTCATATCAATGCTCAAAATCAAGAAGATGCTTATGTTGCCTTAGGATATGTGCATGCGCAAGAAAGATTGTGGCAAATGGAATTAATGCGAAGAATTGCATCAGGAAGATTGTCTGAGATTTTTGGAAAGGATTTGGTGAGCGTAGATCAGTTTTTTGGGGGATTAGGAATTGAAGAAGCTGCAGAGGTAACTATTGCAGGTTTAGATAAAACGACTCAATCTTATATTTTAACCCAGTCTTATTTAGATGGAATCAATCAATATATAGAAGAAGGAAAAACGCCTTTAGAATTTACGATGGTAGGAGTGGAGAAAGAGAAATATACAATAAAAGATATTTATAATGTTTTTGGTTATATGTCTTTTAGTTTTGCTGTTGCTCATAAAACAGATCCTTTATTAACTGAAATTAAAGAAAAACTTGGGGATTCTTATTTGAATGAATTATTGAATATTAATAATGAGTATTTAACAATTAACAGAACAAGTATTCCAACTAAAGTTGAAGCAACATTTTCTAAATCAGTAGCTGCCATTATGGACGATTTACCTGTTTCTCCTTTTATTGGTAGTAATTCTTGGATTCTAGGTCCAGAAAAAACGAAGAACGGAAAAGTGATTTTTGAAAACGATCCGCACATAGGGTTTTCGCAACCTTCAGTTTGGTATCAAAACCATATAAAAACACCAGATTTTGAAATTTATGGATTCAATATTGCTTTAATGCCATTTCCTTTATTAGGACATAATAGAGAATATGCTTATGGTTTAACTATGTTGGCTAATGATGATTTAAACTTTTATGTAGAAGAAAATAATCCTGCGGATGCAGCAGAATACAAAACCGTAGATGGTTATAAAAAATATGAATTTAGGGACAAAACCATTCGTATAAAGAATGAAGATGATACTACTTTTCATGTTAAAGTAAGTAAACATGGACCTATAATGAATAATTTAATAACACATATTATAGATGATAGACCTATTGCCATGAATTGGGTGTACACGCAATTGCCTAATGAAATGTTAGATGTTTCTTATAAAATGTCTCATGCAAACTCTATGGCAGATTTTAAAAGTGGAGTTGCTAGAATTCACGCACCAGGATTGAATGTAATGTATGGTGATGCGAAAGATAATATTGCTTGGTTTTCTTCGGCAAGATTGTATCAACTAAGAGACAGTTTGTCTTCTAAAACTTATTTAAGCGGATCTTCAGGTAATGATGAGATTTTAGAGTTTTTACCTTTTGAAGAAAATCCGCAAGCTATAAACCCAAGTTGGAACTATGTGTATTCGGCCAATAATCAAGTAGATTCAGTAAGAGGGAAATTGTATCCTGGTTATTATCAACCTCAAGACAGAGCTAAAAGAATTGTAGAATTATTAGATAATAAGAATGATTTTACAAAAGAAGATGTTGCGAATATGACTTATGATGTGAAGTCGTCTACCGTGCCTAATATTATTCGTGATTTGTTAAAAAGTGTAGATAAATCTGATTTGTCTGCATCGGAAAGAAAAGCGTTTTCTGTACTTGAAAGTTGGGATGGAAACTATTTAAAAACAGCTGTAGGTCCTACAATTTACAATCGTTTTTTATATGAGTTTTTAAGTGCTACCTATAAAGATGAATTGGGTGATAGTTTCGAGTTGTTTATCAATTCGCAATTGCAAGATGAAGTATTGCCAAATCAACTAAATAGAAAAAATTCTGTTTGGTGGGATAATGTGACTACTAAAGATAAGATTGAAACAAGAAGTGATGTTGTTCAGGCTTCTTTTAAAAAGTCTTTTATGTTTTTACAAAATCAGTTAGGTGAAAATGTAGAAAATTGGACTTGGAACAGAGTTTTTTCTGTAGAATATGAGCACGCCATAGGTAAAGCAGGTGGCTTGTTGCGTAAACTATTTAATTTAGGGCCTTATGAAACTATTGGAGGAAATGAAGTGATAAATAATCAGATTTTTAAATTAGATAGCACAGGGTATTATAAGGTAACTGCAGGGCCATCTACAAGAAGAGTTATCGATTTTTCTGATATAGAAAATAGTTTAGCAATTATTCCTACAGGGCAATCTGGAAATGTGTTTAGTAAGTATTACAAAAATCAAACTAAAAAGTATTTACAAGGTAAATTTGTGAAAATGAAGTTGAATCAAGCTGAAATTGAACAAAGTGAAGATGTTATGATCTTTAAGCCGATGAAATAG
- the galE gene encoding UDP-glucose 4-epimerase GalE has product MKRILVTGGLGFIGSHTVVELQNEGFEVVIIDDLSNTSIGVLDNITSITGIKPDFHQIDLRIKSDVKSFFENNKVDGIIHFAAFKAVGESMHRPLDYYENNLGSLVYLLQEMRDRKLDNFIFSSSCTVYGQADELPITENAPVKAAESTYGNTKQIGEEILSDASRAHGLNIIALRYFNPIGAHPSIKIGELPLGVPQNLIPYITQTAAGMRDELSVFGDDYDTVDGTAVRDYIHVVDLAKAHIAALQRLIKKNNKKAFEYFNVGTGTGSSVLEVIKAFEKASGKPLNYKIVPRREGDITAAFADTTIANKELNWKTEKTLEEALASSWKWQLAQK; this is encoded by the coding sequence ATGAAAAGAATATTAGTTACAGGAGGATTAGGATTTATTGGTTCTCACACCGTTGTAGAATTACAAAACGAAGGTTTTGAAGTAGTAATTATCGATGATTTATCGAACACATCTATCGGTGTACTAGATAACATTACATCTATAACAGGTATTAAGCCAGATTTTCATCAAATCGATTTAAGAATTAAAAGTGATGTAAAAAGCTTTTTCGAAAACAACAAAGTAGACGGTATTATTCACTTTGCTGCTTTTAAAGCGGTTGGAGAAAGCATGCACAGACCTTTAGATTACTACGAAAACAACTTAGGTTCTTTAGTATATTTATTACAAGAAATGAGAGACAGAAAGTTAGATAACTTTATTTTCTCTTCTTCTTGTACCGTTTACGGACAAGCAGATGAATTGCCTATTACAGAAAATGCACCTGTAAAAGCAGCAGAATCTACTTACGGGAACACCAAACAAATTGGCGAAGAAATTTTAAGTGATGCGAGTAGAGCACATGGTTTAAATATTATCGCATTAAGATATTTTAACCCTATTGGAGCACATCCATCTATTAAGATTGGAGAATTACCTTTAGGAGTTCCTCAAAACTTAATACCTTATATTACACAAACTGCTGCAGGTATGCGTGATGAATTATCTGTTTTTGGTGATGATTATGATACCGTAGACGGAACAGCTGTTCGTGATTATATTCACGTAGTAGATTTAGCAAAAGCACACATTGCTGCATTACAACGTTTGATTAAAAAGAACAATAAAAAGGCTTTTGAGTACTTTAACGTGGGTACAGGAACCGGTAGTTCTGTTTTAGAAGTAATTAAAGCTTTTGAAAAAGCTTCTGGAAAACCTTTAAATTATAAAATTGTTCCTAGAAGAGAAGGTGATATTACTGCTGCTTTTGCAGACACCACTATTGCAAATAAAGAGTTGAACTGGAAAACAGAAAAAACGCTAGAAGAAGCATTAGCGTCTTCTTGGAAATGGCAATTAGCTCAAAAATAA
- a CDS encoding carboxypeptidase-like regulatory domain-containing protein: MKYFLLIIASAMLFYPLENKIKSEIIFGSKSVEFRKEKDSLIIYGNIKDNVGDSFKYVNVNIQNSNLKIKVNENGDYKVNVFDLLNKKDELIIQFSFLGFKTEKRNVKKELFNRNNILEINIKMKEEITIIECPNG, encoded by the coding sequence ATGAAATATTTTTTATTAATTATAGCTTCTGCTATGCTATTTTACCCTTTAGAAAATAAAATTAAGTCTGAAATTATATTTGGATCAAAATCTGTTGAATTTAGAAAAGAAAAAGATTCTTTAATAATTTATGGTAATATTAAAGATAATGTCGGAGACTCATTCAAATACGTAAATGTGAATATTCAAAACTCAAATTTGAAAATTAAAGTGAATGAAAACGGAGATTATAAAGTAAATGTATTTGACCTTTTGAATAAAAAAGATGAATTAATCATCCAATTTTCTTTTTTAGGATTTAAAACTGAAAAAAGAAATGTAAAAAAAGAATTATTCAATAGGAATAATATTTTAGAAATTAACATTAAAATGAAAGAAGAAATAACAATAATTGAATGTCCGAATGGATAA
- a CDS encoding RluA family pseudouridine synthase, whose amino-acid sequence MHSTKENLQILFEDNHIIIVNKRAGDITQGDKTGDKPLSDVVKEYIKDEYNKPGNVYLGVVHRLDRPTSGIIIFAKTSKSLERLNKMLREKTIHKTYWAVVKNRPKKEKDTLINFLKKNPKNNKSTAYAKEIDGSKKAILHYTVIKKLDNYSLIEVDLETGRHHQIRSQLSNIGSPIKGDLKYGFDRSNKDGSIHLHARKIQFIHPVTKEQVTVTAPTPKEVIWNACL is encoded by the coding sequence ATGCATTCTACTAAAGAAAATCTACAAATTTTATTTGAAGACAACCACATTATCATTGTAAATAAACGCGCAGGCGATATTACACAAGGTGATAAAACAGGTGACAAACCTTTAAGTGATGTTGTAAAGGAATACATTAAAGACGAGTATAACAAACCCGGAAATGTTTATTTAGGTGTTGTACACAGACTAGATAGACCCACTTCTGGTATTATTATTTTTGCAAAAACGTCTAAATCTCTAGAACGTCTTAATAAGATGTTACGAGAAAAAACCATTCATAAAACGTATTGGGCAGTTGTAAAAAACCGTCCAAAAAAAGAAAAGGACACTTTAATTAATTTCTTAAAAAAGAATCCGAAGAATAATAAGTCTACAGCATACGCTAAAGAAATTGACGGAAGTAAAAAAGCAATTCTTCATTACACAGTAATTAAAAAACTAGACAATTATTCTTTAATAGAAGTTGATTTAGAAACTGGTAGACATCACCAAATTAGATCGCAATTATCAAATATTGGTAGCCCTATAAAAGGAGACTTAAAATACGGATTTGATAGAAGCAACAAAGATGGAAGTATTCATTTACATGCTCGCAAAATTCAATTTATACACCCAGTAACTAAAGAACAAGTTACCGTTACAGCACCAACTCCAAAAGAAGTTATTTGGAACGCTTGTTTGTAA